From a region of the Hippopotamus amphibius kiboko isolate mHipAmp2 chromosome 3, mHipAmp2.hap2, whole genome shotgun sequence genome:
- the UBE2T gene encoding ubiquitin-conjugating enzyme E2 T — translation MQRASRLKRELSLLAAEPPPGITCWQDGDRMEDLRAQILGGANTPYENGVFKLEINIPERYPFEPPQIRFLTPIYHPNIDSAGRICLDVLKLPPKGAWRPALNIATLLTSVQQLMAEPNPDDPLMADISSEFKYNKPVFLRNAQQWTEKHARQKAEEEEAPDNPPEAGSEAGSEAGSAAQKRKARQLGGVDKKFCPDVSGGGCPGLS, via the exons ATGCAGAGAGCGTCCCGCCTGAAGAGGGAGCTGAGCCTGCTGGCCGCGGAGCCACCCCCGGGCATCACGTGCTGGCAGGACGGGGACCGAATGGAAGATCTGAGAGCTC agataTTAGGTGGAGCCAACACACCTTATGAAAACGGTGTTTTCAAGCTGGAAATTAACATTCCTGAGAG GTACCCATTTGAACCTCCTCAGATCCGATTTCTGACTCCAATCTATCATCCCAACATCGATTCCGCTGGAAGGATTTGTTTAGATGTTCTCAAATTGCCACCAAAA GGCGCCTGGAGACCGGCCCTCAACATCGCGACCCTGCTGACTTCTGTTCAGCAGCTCATGGCCGAGCCAAACCCCGACGACCCGCTCATGGCTGACATC TCCTCAGAGTTTAAATATAACAAGCCAGTCTTCCTCAGGAATGCCCAGCAGTGGACAGAGAAGCACGCGAGACAGAAG GCTGAAGAAGAAGAGGCACCTGATAACCCCCCAGAGGCGGGCAGCGAGGCGGGCAGCGAGGCGGGCAGCGCCGCACAGAAAAGGAAAGCCCGGCAGCTGGGGGGCGTGGACAAGAAATTTTGCCCTGATGTTTCGGGGGGTGGTTGTCCTGGTCTGTCTTAG